CGGCCGATCCGGCGTTGGGCAGGGCCGGGGTTTTCCCCGGCCCTTGCTTTTTACCGGGCGGGGCGCAGGAGATCGTGGGTTCCCACGCGGAGCAGCACGTACGTATCCCCTTTGAGGGTGAAGGTGAAGCGGTAGTGGAGGGTCACCCGCCCCTCCCAGCGGTTTTCATGCCCCTTCAGCTTTTTGATCTGAAGCGAGGGATGGCGTGGATTTTCAAGCAAAAGCCCCAGCGCCGTGTCCACGCGGTGTTGGAGGCGCTGGGGCAAACGTTCGTATTCCGTGCGAAAGCGCTCCGTGGGCTGGAGCTTCATCCGCGGGCGGGAGACCCCTTCTTCATGCCCTCCTTAAGCGCCTCGACTGTGGCGAAGGGTCCCAGGAGCCGTCCGGCGCGGCGGTCGGCTTCGGCGGCGCGCTCCCCCTTCTGCCAGGCCTCGGTCCACCAGTACTTCTGGTCCGGATCGATGAGCCCGGCTTTGGCAGCGACTTCGGCCTCCGCCTCCGCCAATCCCCGGGCCGTGAGGAGGTCCTGTCGGATCCGCTCGATCTTGCCCTTCGCTCGGAGGAGGGTGCGCTGCTCGGCGGCGGTCAGGCGGGGCGCCGGAGCCTTCGGGGCGAGCCGCTGAGGAGTGAGGACGATGCGGCCGCCCTCTGCCGTGGCCTCGAGAAAGTCGCCAGCGTTCAACTTCAGGGCCTCGAAGACCTCCTTGGGAATCGTGACCTGGTGCTTCGGGCCGATTCGGACTGCTGTCATATCCCTCCGTCGTTGATCGCTTCGGCGTTCAGACTTACTTTCTTACTGTAAGACTAAACACGCATAGGTCGGCTGTCAAGGGAGAAGACAGACGGGTTCCTCGATCAGGCCAAGGTGAACTATGGACTTCAAGGCGCTCTC
This is a stretch of genomic DNA from Candidatus Rokuibacteriota bacterium. It encodes these proteins:
- a CDS encoding AbrB/MazE/SpoVT family DNA-binding domain-containing protein, with product MTAVRIGPKHQVTIPKEVFEALKLNAGDFLEATAEGGRIVLTPQRLAPKAPAPRLTAAEQRTLLRAKGKIERIRQDLLTARGLAEAEAEVAAKAGLIDPDQKYWWTEAWQKGERAAEADRRAGRLLGPFATVEALKEGMKKGSPARG